In one Desulfobaculum bizertense DSM 18034 genomic region, the following are encoded:
- a CDS encoding NAD(P)/FAD-dependent oxidoreductase, whose product MCEVKKCDLVILGGGPAGMTAAIYAARANLDVVLLEENVTGGLVNSTYTVENFPSYPSIHGMELMEKMRAHVDSLDVTVEEVCEIESLSLDGERKIVETDEGTYSARAIILATGRKPIPLDVPTECDQVHHCAICDGAPYKGKRVLVVGGGNSAFDESLYMLTLGIEHITLIEKMDRFFAAQATQDSLLSSGKVDGRTSTQVVDLVVEDDELKAAILENTATGEKETVPVDGIFVFLGQCPNNEMFRDSITLSDRGYIVTDEHMSTNLPGVFSAGDINNKVYRQITTAISDGTIAALAAEHFLRD is encoded by the coding sequence ATGTGTGAAGTAAAGAAATGTGATCTCGTCATTCTGGGCGGTGGCCCCGCCGGAATGACCGCAGCTATCTACGCTGCACGCGCAAATCTGGACGTCGTTCTTCTGGAAGAAAACGTGACCGGTGGACTGGTAAACTCCACCTACACCGTCGAAAATTTCCCGTCCTACCCATCTATCCACGGCATGGAGCTGATGGAAAAGATGCGTGCCCATGTTGACAGCCTTGATGTCACCGTAGAAGAGGTATGCGAGATCGAGAGCCTGTCTCTTGATGGTGAACGCAAGATCGTCGAAACCGACGAAGGCACCTACTCTGCACGGGCCATTATTCTGGCCACAGGCCGCAAGCCCATCCCGCTGGATGTTCCAACTGAATGCGATCAGGTTCACCACTGCGCCATCTGCGACGGTGCCCCATACAAGGGCAAGCGTGTGCTGGTCGTTGGCGGCGGCAACAGCGCCTTTGATGAAAGCCTCTACATGCTCACTCTGGGCATTGAGCACATCACCCTGATCGAAAAAATGGACCGCTTCTTTGCAGCACAGGCCACACAGGATTCCCTGCTGTCCTCTGGCAAGGTTGATGGCCGTACCTCGACGCAGGTTGTGGACCTCGTTGTTGAAGACGACGAGCTGAAAGCAGCCATTCTGGAAAACACCGCTACAGGTGAAAAAGAAACCGTCCCGGTCGACGGCATCTTTGTTTTCCTCGGACAGTGCCCCAACAATGAGATGTTCCGCGACAGCATTACGCTCAGCGACAGGGGATACATTGTGACCGACGAGCACATGAGCACCAACCTTCCCGGTGTGTTCAGTGCTGGCGACATTAACAATAAGGTATACCGGCAGATTACTACCGCAATATCCGACGGAACTATTGCCGCCCTTGCCGCAGAGCATTTCCTTAGAGACTAA
- a CDS encoding thioredoxin family protein → MFTELTDANYKQTIEETKSGVLICFKKQCPHCKNMEKVLEKFASKKADVTLFKLDSEENPEALAELDSQRAPTIFVIKEGKIAARKAGLMNPKEMKAFFAAA, encoded by the coding sequence ATGTTTACTGAGCTGACCGACGCAAACTACAAGCAGACCATCGAAGAAACCAAGTCTGGCGTGCTGATCTGTTTCAAAAAGCAGTGCCCCCACTGCAAAAACATGGAAAAAGTTCTGGAAAAGTTTGCATCCAAAAAGGCAGACGTCACCCTCTTTAAGCTGGACAGCGAAGAGAATCCGGAAGCACTGGCCGAGCTGGACTCGCAGCGCGCTCCCACAATTTTCGTCATCAAAGAAGGCAAAATTGCCGCCCGTAAAGCTGGCCTGATGAATCCCAAAGAAATGAAAGCCTTTTTTGCTGCTGCATAA